One Solidesulfovibrio fructosivorans JJ] DNA window includes the following coding sequences:
- the rplC gene encoding 50S ribosomal protein L3 — protein sequence MAATLGILGRKLGMTRVFGDDGSIIPVTVIEAGPCPVTQVKTEEKDGYNAMQIGFDTIPERKVNKPEKGHMDKAGRGYFRTLRELRCDGPAAFELGMDVTVDIFAPGETVKITGTSIGKGFAGVMKRHNFAGLKKTHGTEKAHRSGGSIGNNTEPGKVMKGKRMAGHMGARTVTVSGIQVVDVRPEMNLILVKGQVPGPRNCVVMVRKQG from the coding sequence ATGGCTGCCACGCTTGGAATACTCGGCCGTAAACTGGGCATGACCCGGGTTTTCGGCGACGATGGTTCGATCATTCCGGTCACGGTTATCGAGGCCGGACCCTGCCCCGTCACCCAGGTGAAAACCGAGGAAAAGGACGGGTACAACGCCATGCAGATCGGGTTCGACACGATCCCGGAACGCAAGGTGAACAAGCCCGAAAAGGGGCATATGGACAAGGCCGGCCGCGGCTACTTCCGTACGCTTCGCGAGCTGCGCTGCGACGGCCCCGCCGCCTTCGAGCTGGGCATGGACGTCACGGTGGACATCTTCGCCCCGGGGGAGACGGTGAAAATCACCGGCACCTCCATCGGCAAAGGTTTTGCCGGCGTCATGAAGCGGCACAACTTCGCGGGTCTCAAGAAGACCCACGGTACGGAAAAAGCCCACCGCTCCGGCGGTTCCATCGGTAACAACACCGAACCGGGCAAGGTCATGAAAGGCAAACGCATGGCCGGCCACATGGGCGCGCGCACCGTCACGGTGTCGGGCATCCAGGTCGTGGACGTGCGCCCGGAAATGAACCTGATCCTGGTCAAGGGCCAGGTGCCCGGGCCGCGCAACTGCGTGGTCATGGTGCGCAAGCAGGGATAA